Proteins co-encoded in one Bacillus paramycoides genomic window:
- a CDS encoding peptidylprolyl isomerase PrsA, translated as MKKNKLFLGTIISCVVLALSACGSSDNVVTSKVGNVTEKELSKELRQKYGESTLYQMVLSKALLDKYKVSDEEAKKQVEEAKDKMGDNFKSTLEQVGLKNEDELKEKMKPEIAFEKAIKATVTEKDVKDNYKPEIKVSHILVKDEKTAKEVKEKVNNGEDFVALVKQYSEDTGSKEQGGEITGFAPGQTVKEFEEAAYKLDAGQVSDPVKTTYGYHIIKVTDKKELKPFDEVKDSIRKDLEQQRLQDTTGKWKQQVVNDLLKDADIKVNGKEFKNTFEFLEKK; from the coding sequence TTGAAAAAGAACAAGCTATTTTTAGGAACAATTATTTCATGTGTAGTACTGGCATTATCTGCATGTGGTTCCTCAGACAACGTAGTAACATCAAAAGTAGGAAATGTTACAGAGAAAGAGTTAAGTAAAGAATTAAGACAAAAATATGGAGAAAGTACTTTATACCAAATGGTGTTAAGTAAGGCATTACTAGATAAATATAAAGTTTCAGATGAGGAAGCGAAAAAACAAGTTGAAGAAGCAAAAGATAAAATGGGTGACAACTTCAAATCGACTTTAGAACAAGTTGGATTGAAAAATGAAGATGAATTAAAAGAAAAAATGAAGCCAGAAATCGCATTTGAGAAAGCGATTAAAGCGACTGTTACAGAAAAAGACGTAAAAGATAACTATAAACCAGAGATAAAGGTAAGTCACATTTTAGTGAAAGATGAAAAGACCGCTAAAGAAGTGAAAGAGAAAGTAAATAATGGTGAAGATTTTGTGGCTTTAGTGAAGCAATACTCAGAGGATACTGGTTCAAAAGAACAAGGCGGAGAAATAACTGGTTTCGCTCCAGGGCAAACGGTGAAAGAATTTGAGGAAGCCGCATATAAATTAGATGCAGGACAAGTAAGTGATCCGGTAAAAACAACTTACGGTTACCATATTATTAAAGTGACAGATAAAAAAGAATTGAAGCCATTTGATGAAGTGAAAGATAGCATTCGTAAAGACTTAGAACAGCAAAGACTACAAGATACGACAGGGAAATGGAAACAACAAGTAGTCAATGACTTATTGAAAGATGCTGATATTAAGGTGAACGGCAAAGAATTTAAAAATACATTTGAATTTCTAGAAAAGAAATAA
- a CDS encoding YolD-like family protein — protein sequence MNDVKVQKIEREWVPFTVMSEQLLSMREVVGEKFKVQKPLVTNEAKERISDKLLMSFLSEKEILVTYFEDGYILTSYMTVVHINPLKRIVICTDAFYKTYVFNTMDVIEIT from the coding sequence ATGAATGATGTAAAGGTGCAGAAAATAGAAAGAGAATGGGTTCCATTTACAGTAATGTCTGAACAGTTGTTAAGTATGCGAGAGGTTGTTGGAGAAAAATTTAAAGTACAAAAACCGCTCGTAACAAACGAAGCCAAAGAAAGAATTTCTGATAAATTATTAATGTCCTTTTTGTCTGAAAAAGAAATATTGGTGACATATTTTGAAGATGGATATATCCTTACAAGTTATATGACAGTTGTGCATATAAACCCGCTAAAGCGCATAGTAATATGTACTGACGCCTTTTATAAAACTTATGTATTTAATACTATGGATGTTATTGAAATAACGTAA
- the gerPF gene encoding spore germination protein GerPF — protein sequence MPSVVGNLVVQNSNGSFNLGDFYNVSPKENTKAYNGSGASNVGFVVNTFNGVSATNTFDSDLADQNQVGTA from the coding sequence ATGCCCTCAGTTGTAGGGAATTTAGTTGTACAAAATAGTAACGGTTCATTTAACTTAGGTGATTTCTACAACGTTTCTCCGAAAGAAAATACGAAGGCTTATAATGGATCTGGTGCTTCAAACGTTGGTTTTGTTGTTAACACTTTTAATGGCGTGAGCGCGACTAATACGTTTGATTCTGACCTTGCAGATCAAAACCAAGTGGGTACAGCTTAA